The following nucleotide sequence is from Vitis vinifera cultivar Pinot Noir 40024 chromosome 14, ASM3070453v1.
CACCACTCTCCAGGCCCATTTCCAGGTAGCTAATTGCAAATATTGGAATAACAAAATCATCGCCATCACCAAAAGAACCCAAGCctaaacccaaaatttttttatagctaTCACATGGATCATGATACTTCAGATAGAAACTACaagcattaaaaataaaaggatagtGCTCatgcagaaaagaaaaaatatggcCTTATCAGGACTAATGAGACCAAGAACAGAAGGACTATCATTGCCTTTTGGAGAGTAAACCGCATTAAGTTAAGATTATTTTCAGTACATTAAAGAATAAAACCTCTGAATGCCTCTTCCACAAAATAATCTAgggaaatcaaattattatgGCAATAATATATAccatattgatattttaatacaCGAGATCTTAGATTAAACAATTAATACCATGCATGACAGCCAAATTCATGGGGAAAAAATAAGTTCAGTTATGTACTTCTGAAAAGGTGATTCTCCAAGCTTCCACGAGGCATAAACTCATAAACAAGCAGCCTTTGATCATCCTCAATGCAATAACCAATTAATTTAACCAAATTAGGATGGAGGAGATCACCAAGAAAATTAACTTCAGCCTGCCATATAattgaaacatgaaaatatCCATAAATCATAGGAGAagtgaaagtaaaaaaaaaaaaaaaaaaaagacaaaataagTAGCCCTCcaggtaaaaaaacaaaattaaagttGATGAGGAGGTGTCATACAAGCCATTCTTTATGACCCTGAAGTCCATCATGATTGAGGGTTTTCACTGCAACAGTAAGCCCTGTACCAGGTTTGACAGGTGTTGTTCCAGTCCCATTAATCCATCCCTTGAAAACACAACCAAACCCACCCTCACCAAGAAGACTCTCTGGTCTAAAATTCCTTGTTGCTGATTTAAGCTCATTGAAGGTGAACTTTCGGAGCTGAGAAGCAACTTTCAGTTCCTCGCCTGTGTTGGGCGTTGATGGAGTACTTTCCCCATTGCTAGTGGTTGAAGAGGATACAACTGGTGCAACTGGTTGATCTCTGCTTGTATCATTCGTAGATTTACTTTCCGCTGATTTGAACACAGAAATCACATAATATTATTGCCTCTAATTCAAAAATAACAAGTTAGTCTCCATAGAGAAGCATTTGTAGTTCCTGAATTTGGCAAGACATAACAGATATTCCATCATGCAGCAGAAAATGCTTCTAAATAttgcttaaaataaatttcaccagttgattcatgtccataTCTCCAATCAGCGCAtccatttataacaaaaatgacCAAATACTGGACCATTTACAGAAATCTTACAGTAACCCAAAATGAGATTACAACATATTCTAATGTGAGCTCattgcttttaaaatatttatcgcACAACTTTGTCTTGCATTTTTGTTATAGAACCATAAAAAAGTCATCGCTTCCATCTTTATTTGATTACGCCCAATGACATAAAAATAATCAGGGAAACACAATATATCCTTATACAGTGGATAATATTAGTCCTCTTTCAGCATATTATTGAAGATAACTACCTAGACTGGTCCAATACACAAATACACAACATAACTAAAAGCGTTTCATAAACCTAATTCCCAAATAAGCATCTACACATTTTATCTTTCTATCTAAACCTGATGAAGCTGCTGCCAACACCCCTTATCTAAGTTAAATATGAATAGATCATGATAAGAAAGCATGATTAACATTCAAATATCTCTTCTCTAACTTAGGAGTGTGTCTAGAAAAATGCGTCATGATAGCATAAACTAATAACCTATGGAAACCACCCAATACTTATTTCTAAATCCAACTACTACAACAGTCAACATCAACATAACAGGCTGTGCAAAATGGCTAAAAACCTGTTTCTCCATCGTACAATTTCAAATTCTTCCCCCTCGAGAAAGAGgggtaaaaaaaagaaagtataaaAAAGCACATGATCAAATCATAATAGTTCGTTGACGTTCTTAACAACCTAAATGACTTCATGACTAATAAACGACAAAACCAATTATCAAGCAACCCTGTCTGTGAATGTGGATAATAGATGCTCAATGAAACCAATAATCCAACAAACATGCACAAATGGCAAATGAACACATCCTAACTAGATAAACGACAAAACCAATTATCAAGTAACCGGTCTTTGAATGTGGACAAGTAAACACTCAATTAAACCCATAATCCAGAAACCATGcacaaatggaaaatgaacaATTCGATAAGCCTCTAAAGAACCGAACAAAACCCAACTTAATGATCCACTACTCATCAAAggagaaaatatggaaaattcaCACATGTTATTCTAACCAAATAATCTAATGAAGTTCAATATGTACACTCAACATTCAAGTAGCACCAATCATGCATATGGAAAATAAGCATGATACGGTCATGCCAAACGATATAATAAGCattcaaaaacaaacaaaaccgGACAACTTAAGAATGATAATGTAACAAAACTACAAACAATTTTGAGAAAGGAATTAGAGAAATACCATATTGTGTGCTAGAGCTACTTACAGAGCTCTCTACTTTGGACCTTGCAGACATGCAACTCCCCATAAATCTAAACTTAATCCAACACCCTGTCGcctcttcttcatcatctttcttcttccttccctTTGAATTGCCCACCTCCCAATTCCCCACCTGAATAGCATCCGGGCCTAATCCCATTTTCTCTGAACACCAACAAAATCAAATTCCCATTTTCTCATAAATATTTCaatccatcaaaatcctccctCCTTTACTACCTTACTCCAAACCCTCTAAATGTCCAATACATAAAACAacaccaaaaatcaaaattcaccGAAAATACCTCTTCACGAAAATGAAAACACCACGCCCAccccaaaaataattattaaataacctaaaattCCACCCAAAAAAGGGAAACCCTTTTCAGAACCGAAAATTAGAGAATCAAATAGAGCCAAATCACTCAGACCCAGATGAGAAAACCGGGTCCGGAAGCCTCAAATCAGAAAAATGTGCATGACCCAGATCGCAAAATGGACATGCAAGACCACAACCCCAACATCCAGACCAATCAGAAGCGAATATTTCATCAATCGTCCAATTCGGAGCCCAAAAAACCCTAGGAATCGAATCCAATAAGGTGACAACCTCAAAGTTAAAATGCACTCCCAATTATCACTTTTTTGTCCGCCCACCACACCCACCCACCGCCAGGGAACTCCATTAACTTCACAAAACCGGCATTAGGGTTTTTAGAGAGTAAAAATGGCGACAAAAGTAGCTTTCGCGGCCACTGAAGAACAGAGAGAGGGGGGGAGAGAGAAACGTGCGTTTTGCGTGAAAAGCAGTGACAGAAGAGAGTGAGTACTGAAGACAGAGGTGGGCAACAAAACAACGTCGGTGACGGAATTAGCGTGAATGCAAAAACTTCATTGGCTGGCCTAGTATTTCTGTAAGAGAAAAGATAGGATCTTATTGGAGGGTGAGATAGACGCGTGCTCGACGGCGTGAACTGCGGGTCCATTTTATCAACTCAATGTCACACCTCACGATACAACAGTAACCGGCAAATCCGGGTTCGGTTTTCATACCCGGTCtgattctttaaaaattaaaaccctaGATTTAattgcaattaaaaaaatttgttttgtgtGGATCACGTTTATCtttcacaataatttttttattaaaattattttattttatttaagtttttaataataaaagcaTTATTAGTTACAATAGGTTTAAGATGGTTGAATTTTCATTAAACATTAAACATGTATATAAGAATTATATTAATCACTTAttaaaatgaagaatgaaatttatatattctttattCATCGGATCGTTTTCAGCTTAAAACCTAATTATAACGATCCGCACCTAACCAATTGGgccctcatggctttaaaagCCCTGTATCGGCAAATTCGGATTCAATTTTCATATCCCGtctaattctttaaaaatttaaaccctAGATTTaattgcaattaaaaaaaatgttttgtgtggattactattttatttaagtttttaataataaaagcaTTATAAGTTACAATAGGTTTAAGGCTTAAAACCTAGTTATAACGACTCGCACGTAACCAATTGggccctcacgactttaaaagcTATTTACACTGGggtcaaacaaacccccacacctcAGTATGAAATTGGTTATGATATTGTCCATTTTGAACTCAAAGGGACCCTCATAattttaaaacgcgtctataGGGTTACGAGGAATCCATACTTATATCAAAAACTTTTCTCTATATCCAATGTGAAATGTCACATAAGATGTGATGTATACATGGTGGTATCTTTGAGAGAAAATAAATCTAAACAAAAAATTGGGGATTAATAGCAAAGTTAATTTTGATAAAGAGTATTCTGACTTGTAAGTTAAAACCGCGTGGACGTGGATGAATGCATGTATCAAAAAGATGGggaggataaataaataaaacagagaAACAAAACGCAGCGCTTTAGCATTAAAGAAGCAAAAACGGCGTCGTTTGTAAGGAAACcaagattttgaattttggagcCACTCGAAACTTCCGAAACGGTGCATTTTTTCTCTCATTGTTCCAACTTCCTACTGCTAGAGTCATTCGATTGAAACAAAACCCTAGTTTTGACTCTCCTGTGTTacacttgaaatattttattacctTTCTGGTTTGGATTTACTTTACTATTCTCTCCTGTGTCATGACATGTAACTCGTGACGTGGCATGCGCTTGTGCCATGTCACCGAACGTACCATTCTGGTGACAGTATGGAACTCTGATCCTGCTTTGCAGGGGAGTTTTTTAGCTATGATTTAGTAAATAGCATATTGATTCTCAGTGCCAGTGTGGATGGTTTAAAGAGAGAACAATCCTGCCATgattcattaaataaaatttttatggtCAGTAGTCCATGATGAGTGGGATGAATGCATCTTCTGTCCAAAATCTATGGTTGATGGCGATGTGACAGTGTAAGTAAGTCATGAATTTTTGAGTCACATAGTATCGTTATGGGACCAAGTCTGGTTTTCAGGGCCCTTTGTTTGAAGGATATTTTCTGTTCTTCCAAGAACTGTTTGATCTTGAAGAATCTGCCATGGTGGAGGACCTGAATCTCCTAATCCCACATACACTTTTGTAGTTATAAAGACCAAGTTCCTGTTTGTTGGGAAAAAAATTGTTCTGCCTCTGAGACCACTCCTGGATTTCAGTTGTGGTCACTACTGAGTTTATCAATAAGTAATGGTGGGGTTCCTATTTTCCTCTTTGTTTGCGCTGTTTGTTGAGAGAAAATTCTGATCTTTTCTATGATATTTACAGATAGTCACATGAATGTGTACACACACATAGAGTTGGTTGGCACTGTCCTGCATTATGTTGCATCATTTTGATCCTCGAAGATACAAATTTATGATAGCTAATGAGGACAAtctgtaattttattttatttttttgcattctCCCCTTCTCCAATTGTAGTTTTCAGAAGACTAGCTGATGAATAGTGTCATGATGCTCTGCAGAACCACTGATGAACTGTATTGGTAAGCCTAAGTAACTGGATGTGAATCATGGAGTATTGACTCAGCTACCACCTGTTGGTCTCTGAAAAAATCAGTTTGGAAATTGGGTGTATTGTATTTTGATATGGAATTCAACCAATGGACCTCAATTTCCAACACCCTTTCCtcgaaaattaatataaaaaaaaggctgaaggaaagaaaagaaaaaaattgttatttctGATGGTTGTTGTGGTCCTGGACCTCAGCTGTTATATTCTTGTCATAGGTACCACCTAAAAAGTGGGATCAAGGATCAGAGCCAACTGGAAAGTGGGAATGTGTATCCCACATTGAATCTTTTAAAAATCCGATCTTTTGCCTCCTGTAATTTGGATAAAGTTTCAGAATATTGAACTGTCTCAACTTTAATATTCTTCTCCTCTTAAATTCTCCCACTGGATTGATAATGGCTAGAGGATATTCTCATACCATAGATTAACTGAAATCAGGAAGAAGTTTAGACTGCTAAAACCATCACACAATGCATAACATCTACTAATCATGTAAGCTCCATCACATAAGCAATGGATTGGGAGAAAGCCGAAATTATATATCTTCTCTGTCCTTTCTCTTGAGAGTGCTTCCCCTACAGATGCGATGGGGAAAGACGAAATTGCATGGCAACCTGATTCTAGGGGAGTGTTTACTAGTAGAAGTGCTTGGGATGCCATTAAAGATCATGGGCAGGTCAGTTTCCTTCAATACTTTGGCATTCTTTGGTCTTAAGGGTAGTACTCTTAGGGAAAAAAAGGTTGTAAAACCCTATATATCTTGCCTCAGAGGGGAATTCTGTAGAGGCCTAAGTGCAGTTTTTCTCAAGCTATAACATTGGACAGGTATAAGATACAGTGTAAGAATCTCCAGGAGTGTAAGAGGTGAAAGATTGGACAGTTAGCATTATGAATTCAGAAGAATTAAGAATGAGATATAAATGTAGCTTGTAATATAGCAATTTTGGGCTGGGAAGAGCAGAAGGGTttaaagaactttttttttttttttttaccagtGGGCTATACAATTCATGGCATTATTGAGAATGTTTCTCTGGTTTATAATGGAGAAGGTGGTTAATGATTTTGAGGCAAACAGCAgttagttttgattttgaatatattcCTGGCATGATTCATTCTTGAAGTTACTATCAAGTACTTGGTTGATTACTCCTCCTGGAAGTGTATGACAGATTAATTGATTGTTCCTGACTTGTGGCGTGCATCGGGAAGAGAAAACTGACAGTGAAAGCCAGCTGCTATGAATGTTGTTTGGGCCAACAGGACTGAGTCAGTTCGTGGACATAAAGCTAGTGATATTTTCACTGGGTAGGAGGCTGCAGGAGATAGAGGATTAGAGGGGGCCTTAGTTGCTGCGGGTTCCATGAATGCTAAGAATGTTCTTCAGGCACCTGCTGCTCCTTGGCAGGCTAACTATTGATTGCATTGAGTGTGGGACATTGGCTTCTTCCCCCTCAAATGTGGCCAGAAGTTTACTCTTAAGACTGTCTGCTAGTCTCCCTCTgctatttaattttcttttctacgACACAGTAGAAAATTGCCAAGACTATTTTCTTGGCTATCAAACAAGCAGGTAAAGTAGACCTCCTAAATTAAGATTTTCAGCAGTTGACTAATCTCATAATCATGTGTCTGAGCTAATCATCTGCATATAATTTATAGACACCACATTCATGATACCCCCACTATCTGTTTCTCTTGATATTGTTGTCACCCTAATCAAAAACATGCCAGGGAATTAGGCTATTCAGATCTCTTGTCATTGAATATTCTAATAATCCCTTAATAGACTAAACTATTCATCATCTGTGATTGAATATTCTAATAGCTCCTTGCCTAATCAACAGCTTTATCAAGCGTGTTACTCCACAGGGTCTACgttctttatttatattattctgGTTTTTTGCTTTGGTAATTGCCTACATTAACTAGATTGAATTTGGCTTCTGACTTATGTCACAACACCATTTGTTTTGATCCATCGATGTGATACTTCTCTTCGAAATTTTTTAGCCTTTCTCTGTAAATCTTGTTGGGGTATTGACATAATCTACCTTTCTTCGTCAATGTGAAACCGAGTCAGCTGATTCTGCTATCCAAACCTGGAGAAGATGGGATGTGTGTAGATTAGCCAAGAGCTAATGTCCAAGGAATGTACTTAGATAAATGCTGTACTGCTGTCTACATGTGAAACAACCATCCTTATCCGGGCATactttttcacataaaaaactGTTCACAGTTTGGGAGAATGGTAAATCCCCTATCCCTAATGCACTGACAAAGAACTTTTTACGTACTCTTATGCAGAGTACTTCTCATAgatattgtttattttcttggttAGGAGTTTGCTTAGATAGAGGCAGTGATGCCCATCTGTAAAACAGGCATCCCTTCCCTGACTTACATTGATATTCACCgttggagagagagagggggaaagagagagagagatgaatgGTTGTGGGGGGTTGGgacagagagagggagagatggGTCAGTGGCTTTGTTGAATGATAGGAAAGGGGTGGCAGTAGATCACATGGATGATCCACCAGGACTGCAGGAGGAGGTACCCTATATCACACTTTCCCTTTCCAGCAAGAGACTTGCAAACGTCGCCTTCAAGAATCCAAACAGTGACCATTTTCTAAGCTCTCTTGTTTTCTTCCCCTCCTATCTCTTTGGCTTCTTTCCTCTAGGAATGTGTGCTCTGATTCTCCCTTCCCCTTTTCTCCACCTTGGTTCCTTCGTTTCTACATCCAACTAGATTTTGCTCCCCATCACTCATTGATGAAATCAGCTGACCTCCTCATCATCAGAGGAACTTTCTCTGAAGCATTTCCgttcaatttttttatgctaCAAACTTATGATTCCAAAGCACTAAAACAATTAACATATTGAAAAATGCAAAGGAGAGAATCCTTTTTATTTCATGGCCCATACTACATGCCAGAGCTGGAAAACCCACCCACTGACACATGCAATGtaacttagattttttttttctttttccctttcaaCAATCCAACCTAGCAAAAGTATCACAGCAGCATGGAAAAGAAAGTCTAGAATTCAAAGCCCTCTGATTCCCCACACTAATATCCATCCAACTGAATTTTAAGTAGATATACCCGACTCTATACACCACTCTACAGCGAAAAACATGAATTAGAGCTGATGATGCAGAAGCCTAATAACCCTCCTATTCCCACTAAGCCATCACAAAAAGTTGCAGTCCCTGTGTCATTGTTTGAGAACTAGGCCTGGTTTTGATGGAAATGGTCCTGCTCCGGCCAAGCCCATAATCCAGACTGGTCGCTGATGCCACTGAATATGTTGCAGAAGCTTTCGTCTTGAACAATTTGGTCGATCTTTTGGCAGTGGATGTCTGATCTTGGGGAGCCTTGGAGGAGTTGGGTTATGCTTGCTGGCCTGAGGGATGAAGGGAAGAATTGCTTGCTGCTTAATTGGGAAGAGACGGGGCTGTTTATGAGAGTTGTTCTTGAGATGTCTAGGTTGATGCCGGAGCTGTGCTCACTTCCATTGCTCCAAGAAATCTGATCAGTTTCTTTGTTAAGGTTTATGGGTCCAACTCCCTTGGGTTCTCTACTTTTTAGAGCCAATAACTGCAACATTTGAACCAAAGAGTAAAGATGAATCAAGTAGTTATAAAACTGAATGTTTGGTAAAATCAGCATTGTCTCTCACAGAATTAAGTTTGGGAAAATTCTCCTACAAGGGATAAAAGAATGCCACTGAACTTCGAAGTCCGAATCCCAGATTTTCTCCCCTCCCAAACACCAAACATTTGGTACATAATAAAACATAGGTGAATTCAATGATGCAGAATGGGAATTCTTACCTCTGCATGAAGCTTCTTGTTCTGAGCCTGAAGAGCATCATTGTCAGCCTTGACTGCTTCGAACTGTCTCTTCAATAGGTCATAGTCTTTCTCTAGTTGCTTGGTTTTCCACCTGGCCCTCCTGTTTTGGAACCATATAGCAATCTGTCTGGGTTGCAGACCCAAGGTCCTAGCCAGCTGCATTTTCCTCTCAGGCTCAAGCTTGTTGCCCAACTCAAAGTTCTTCTCAAGGGTCTTCACCTGTTCCAAGTTGAGCCTCCTCTTCTTCTCCCCAGCCTGCGATCCATCATCCGAAAAGTCATCATCTCCATGCACTTCTTCACACCCATCAACCCCAGAGAAAGACATGGA
It contains:
- the LOC100853126 gene encoding homeobox-leucine zipper protein ATHB-13, yielding MICIEMAFLPTDFLFQTHLEDHPPYTSHTGLPSCTPQDFHGVIPVLMKRSMSFSGVDGCEEVHGDDDFSDDGSQAGEKKRRLNLEQVKTLEKNFELGNKLEPERKMQLARTLGLQPRQIAIWFQNRRARWKTKQLEKDYDLLKRQFEAVKADNDALQAQNKKLHAELLALKSREPKGVGPINLNKETDQISWSNGSEHSSGINLDISRTTLINSPVSSQLSSKQFFPSSLRPASITQLLQGSPRSDIHCQKIDQIVQDESFCNIFSGISDQSGLWAWPEQDHFHQNQA